A window of the Lactobacillus amylovorus DSM 20531 genome harbors these coding sequences:
- a CDS encoding DapH/DapD/GlmU-related protein: protein MKTQDKELIQEIVEQNQRFLQNLNTQRHYECEARQLISEITGQKIPKSTEIRLPFYTDYGHNIKIGECVFINSNVMMVDLGGITIEDDVLIGPGAYLLSVNHGLKPKQRKEFELKPVLIKKNAWIGARATICPGVIVGENAVIAAGAVVTKDVPKNTVVAGVPAKIIKKIDK from the coding sequence ATGAAGACCCAAGACAAAGAACTTATTCAAGAAATTGTCGAACAAAATCAGCGCTTTTTGCAGAACTTGAACACGCAGCGTCATTATGAATGTGAAGCGCGGCAATTAATCAGTGAAATCACAGGACAAAAAATCCCTAAGAGTACAGAAATTAGATTGCCATTTTACACGGATTACGGCCACAACATCAAAATAGGTGAGTGTGTTTTTATCAACTCGAATGTGATGATGGTTGACTTAGGCGGAATTACCATTGAGGACGATGTTTTAATTGGACCGGGTGCATATCTTCTTTCCGTTAACCACGGTTTAAAACCTAAACAAAGAAAAGAGTTTGAATTAAAGCCAGTACTTATTAAGAAAAATGCCTGGATTGGTGCTAGAGCTACTATTTGTCCAGGCGTAATTGTGGGTGAAAATGCTGTAATAGCTGCTGGAGCAGTGGTTACTAAGGATGTGCCGAAAAACACAGTAGTTGCTGGCGTACCTGCAAAAATTATCAAAAAAATAGACAAATAA
- a CDS encoding amino acid permease yields the protein MNDKKSQTDSDYKRTLSNAHIQLIALGGTIGTGLFLGVGDSIHRAGPSVILIYIIVGVFLFLLMRALGELIMSDLHKHTYIDFIEQYLGKNIGFITGYLYWISWITLGMAETTALGIYFKYWFPTLKPWIPGIITIAVLLIINLISARVFGNLEFSFAIIKIVTIVVFVLLIIYLLVTGGKTSFGPVAFVNLEDHGGFFARGTKGFWQGFQMVIFSFIGVELIGLTAAEAQNPETTLKRAVNQLPVRIILFYVMAILGILLVIPWSKVATNSSPFVQALGATGIRNASLIINFVVISAAVSSTNSFLYSAGRLLFSVTFHGKGKWNQTFGHLSRRQLPQNALILSALFMACAPLITLIIGDQAFNFISSTSTSMFLIIWCLMVLTHIAYRRKTPENELSDFKMPGFPYVDYLILLFFVLMIILLLILPSYRIPMISAIVTFLILYLISKLWSDKKEA from the coding sequence ATGAATGATAAAAAATCGCAAACCGATTCCGATTATAAGCGAACCCTAAGCAACGCACACATACAGCTGATTGCTTTAGGCGGGACAATCGGAACCGGACTTTTCCTAGGTGTTGGTGATAGTATTCACCGCGCTGGCCCTAGTGTCATTTTAATCTACATCATTGTTGGGGTTTTTCTCTTTTTATTGATGCGGGCGCTAGGCGAGCTGATCATGTCCGACTTGCACAAACACACCTACATTGATTTTATTGAACAATATCTTGGTAAGAACATCGGCTTTATTACTGGGTACTTGTACTGGATAAGTTGGATTACGTTAGGCATGGCAGAAACAACCGCCTTAGGAATCTATTTCAAATATTGGTTTCCAACACTGAAACCCTGGATTCCCGGAATCATCACAATCGCCGTTTTATTAATCATCAATTTAATCTCGGCACGAGTTTTCGGTAACCTTGAATTTAGTTTTGCTATTATCAAAATCGTCACGATCGTGGTTTTCGTTTTATTGATTATTTACTTGCTGGTCACAGGTGGCAAGACCTCATTTGGACCGGTTGCCTTTGTAAACTTAGAAGATCACGGCGGATTCTTTGCAAGAGGCACAAAAGGATTCTGGCAAGGCTTCCAAATGGTTATCTTCAGTTTTATCGGTGTTGAATTGATCGGTTTAACTGCTGCGGAAGCACAAAATCCAGAAACTACTTTAAAGCGTGCGGTCAACCAATTGCCAGTTCGAATTATTTTATTCTATGTCATGGCAATTTTAGGAATTTTGTTAGTAATTCCTTGGTCAAAAGTAGCAACTAACTCCAGTCCATTTGTTCAAGCACTTGGAGCTACGGGAATTAGAAATGCGAGTTTAATCATTAACTTCGTTGTAATTTCTGCGGCGGTGTCATCTACCAATAGTTTTTTATACAGTGCGGGACGACTTTTGTTCTCCGTTACTTTCCACGGCAAAGGCAAGTGGAATCAAACTTTTGGTCACCTATCCAGACGGCAGTTGCCACAAAATGCTTTAATTTTGTCAGCATTATTTATGGCCTGCGCACCACTGATTACCTTGATTATCGGCGATCAAGCCTTTAACTTTATTTCATCTACTTCAACAAGTATGTTCTTAATCATTTGGTGCTTAATGGTTTTAACTCACATTGCTTACAGAAGAAAAACACCCGAAAATGAACTAAGCGATTTTAAGATGCCTGGCTTTCCTTATGTTGATTATTTGATTTTATTATTCTTTGTTTTAATGATCATCTTACTTTTAATCTTGCCAAGCTACCGCATCCCAATGATTTCAGCTATCGTTACCTTCCTCATCTTGTACTTAATCTCCAAACTCTGGAGTGACAAAAAAGAAGCTTAA